A stretch of the Capsicum annuum cultivar UCD-10X-F1 chromosome 8, UCD10Xv1.1, whole genome shotgun sequence genome encodes the following:
- the LOC107839100 gene encoding pleiotropic drug resistance protein 1, protein MEGGEDIFRVSSARLSSSNVWRNSAMDLFSRSSKEDYDDEEALKWAAIEKLPTYLRIRRGILTEDEGQCREVDITKLDLVERRNLLERLVKIADEDNEKFLLKLKKRIDRVGLDLPTIEVRFEHLGVDAEARVGSRALPTIFNFTVNILEDFLNYLHILPSRKKPLPVLHDVSGIIKPGRMTLLLGPPSSGKTTLLLGLAGKLDKDLKVSGRVTYNGHGMDEFVPQRTSAYISQNDLHIGEMTVRETLAFSARCQGVGAKYEILAELARREKEANIKPDPDVDIFMKSAWNEGQEANVVTDYTLKILGLEICADTLVGDEMIRGISGGQRKRLTTGEIMVGPARALFMDEISTGLDSSTTYQIVNSIRQSIHILQGTAVISLLQPAPETYDLFDDIVLLSDGQIVYQGPRENVLEFFEYMGFKCPERKGVADFLQEVTSRKDQEQYWARRDETYKFISVREFSEAFQSFHVGRKLGDELAVPFDKSKSHPAALTTKRYGVSKKELLKACTAREYLLMKRNSFVYIFKIIQLTLMASITMTLFLRTEMHRNTIVDGAVFLGALYYAVIMIMFNGFSELALSIMKLPSFYKQRDLLFFPAWAYALPTWILKIPITLVEVAIWVCMTYYVIGFEADTGRFFKQLFLLICLNQMASGLFRFIAALGRNVIIANTFGSCALLIVLVMGGFILSRDNVKQWLIWGYWISPMMYAQNAIAVNEFLGKSWAHVPPNSTGTETLGVSFLKSRGIFPEARWYWIGAGALFGYVLLFNLLFTVALAYLNPFGKPQAVLSEESVAERNASKRGEVIELSPIGKSSSERGNDVRRSASSRSMSSRVGSITETDLNKRRGMILPFEPLSITFDDIRYAVDMPQEMKAQGVGEDQLELLKGVSGAFRSGVLTALMGVSGAGKTTLMDVLAGRKTGGYIEGTISISGYPKKQETFARIAGYCEQTDIHSPHVTVYESLQYSAWLRLPREVDTETRKMFIEEVMELEELTPLREALVGLPGVNGLSTEQRKRLTVAVELVANPSIIFMDEPTSGLDARAAAIVMRTVRNTVDTGRTVVCTIHQPSIDIFDAFDELLLLKRGGEEIYVGPLGRHSSNLIKYFEGIDGVAKIKDGYNPATWMLEITSVAQEAALGIDFTDMYKNSEMYRRNKALIKELSVPVPGSKDLYFQTKYSQSFFTQCMACFWKQHWSYWRNPPYTAVRLMFTFFIALMFGTIFWDLGSKRRRQQDILNAIGSMYAAVLFLGVQNATSVQPVVAIERTVFYRERAAGMYSALPYAFGQVMIELPYLLIQTIIYGVIVYAMIGFEWTVTKFFWYLFFMYFTLLYFTLYGMMTVAVTPNHSIAAIISSAFFAVWNLFCGFIIPKTRMPVWWRWYYYICPISWTLYGLIASQFGDLQDKLDTNETVEEFMETFFDFKYDFVGYVAVILVGISVTFLFIFAYSIKAFNFQKR, encoded by the exons ATGGAGGGTGGTGAAGATATATTCAGGGTGAGTAGTGCACGTTTGAGTAGCTCAAATGTATGGAGAAATAGTGCTATGGATCTGTTTTCAAGATCTTCgaaagaagattatgatgatgaagaagCGTTGAAATGGGCTGCTATTGAGAAGCTTCCAACTTACCTTCGTATAAGGAGAGGCATTCTCACTGAAGATGAAGGACAATGTAGAGAAGTTGATATAACAAAGCTCGATTTAGTGGAAAGGAGGAATCTTTTAGAGAGGCTTGTCAAGATTGCTGATGAAGACAATGAGAAGTTCTTGTTAAAGCTCAAAAAGCGCATTGACAG AGTTGGTCTGGATCTTCCTACAATTGAAGTCCGGTTTGAGCATTTGGGCGTAGATGCAGAAGCTCGTGTTGGTAGTAGAGCTTTACCAACAATATTTAACTTCACAGTTAACATCTTAGAG GATTTCTTGAATTATCTTCACATTCTTCCAAGTAGAAAGAAACCATTGCCAGTCCTTCATGATGTCAGTGGAATCATTAAGCCAGGAAG AATGACACTGCTTTTAGGACCACCAAGTTCTGGAAAAACTACATTGCTATTAGGTTTGGCTGGGAAACTTGATAAAGATCTCAAA GTTTCAGGAAGAGTTACATATAATGGACATGGCATGGATGAGTTCGTTCCACAAAGAACATCTGCTTATATAAGCCAAAATGATCTTCATATTGGAGAAATGACAGTCAGGGAAACACTGGCATTTTCTGCTAGATGTCAGGGAGTTGGAGCAAAGTATG AAATTTTGGCAGAGTTGGCTAGGAGAGAGAAGGAAGCAAATATTAAGCCTGATCCTGATGTTGATATCTTTATGAAG TCAGCATGGAATGAAGGACAGGAGGCTaatgttgtaacagattataCTCTCAAG ATATTGGGACTGGAAATTTGTGCTGATACCCTTGTTGGAGACGAAATGATTCGAGGAATTTCTGGGGGGCAGAGAAAGAGACTAACAACAG GGGAGATAATGGTTGGACCAGCAAGAGCACTTTTTATGGATGAGATTTCAACTGGTTTAGACAGTTCAACAACTTATCAGATTGTCAATTCAATTAGGCAGTCAATACATATTCTTCAAGGAACTGCTGTAATCTCACTTCTGCAGCCAGCACCAGAAACTTATGACTTGTTCGACGATATTGTTCTTCTATCAGATGGGCAGATTGTGTACCAAGGTCCCCGGGAGAATGTACTCGAGTTCTTCGAGTACATGGGCTTCAAATGCCCCGAGAGGAAAGGAGTTGCTGATTTCTTACAAGAA GTGACATCAAGGAAGGATCAAGAGCAATACTGGGCACGTCGTGATGAAACTTACAAGTTTATTTCCGTGCGCGAATTTTCTGAAGCATTCCAGTCATTTCATGTTGGAAGGAAGCTTGGTGATGAGCTTGCTGTTCCCTTTGACAAATCCAAGAGCCACCCTGCTGCTCTAACGACAAAGAGGTATGGCGTTAGCAAGAAAGAACTCTTAAAAGCCTGCACAGCAAGAGAATATCTTCTTATGAAAAGGAATTCGTTCGTCTATATATTCAAGATAATACAA CTAACATTGATGGCTTCTATAACAATGACACTCTTCCTACGAACTGAGATGCACAGAAATACAATAGTAGATGGTGCAGTATTCTTGGGTGCGCTGTACTATGCAGTTATCATGATTATGTTCAATGGTTTCTCAGAGCTTGCCCTCAGTATTATGAAGCTTCCTTCCTTTTACAAACAACGCGATCTTCTTTTCTTTCCTGCTTGGGCATATGCTCTGCCTACCTGGATCCTCAAGATTCCGATAACACTTGTAGAAGTTGCTATTTGGGTGTGTATGACTTATTACGTAATTGGATTTGAGGCAGACACTGGAAG GTTCTTCAAACAGCTATTTCTGCTCATATGTCTTAACCAGATGGCCTCCGGGCTGTTTCGATTCATAGCAGCCCTTGGAAGGAATGTCATTATTGCAAATACATTTGGATCATGTGCACTACTCATAGTTCTTGTAATGGGTGGATTCATTCTGTCAAGAG ATAATGTGAAGCAATGGTTGATTTGGGGTTACTGGATTTCCCCTATGATGTATGCACAGAATGCTATAGCTGTAAACGAATTTCTAGGGAAGAGTTGGGCACAT GTTCCTCCCAACTCCACAGGCACAGAGACATTAGGAGTATCATTCTTGAAATCGCGTGGAATCTTTCCAGAAGCAAGATGGTATTGGATTGGAGCAGGAGCTCTTTTTGGATATGTTTTGCTATTCAATTTACTGTTCACGGTGGCATTAGCTTATCTCAACC CATTTGGTAAACCTCAGGCAGTTCTTTCTGAAGAATCTGTGGCTGAGAGGAACGCAAGCAAAAGGGGTGAAGTTATTGAACTATCTCCAATAGGAAAGAGCTCTTCTG AAAGAGGAAATGATGTTCGACGAAGTGCGTCTTCCAGGTCTATGTCCTCAAGAGTAGGCAGCATAACTGAGACTGATTTAAACAAGAGAAGGGGAATGATTCTTCCTTTTGAGCCCCTTTCAATTACTTTTGATGATATCAGATATGCAGTAGATATGCCACAG GAAATGAAAGCTCAAGGTGTCGGTGAGGACCAGCTTGAACTCTTGAAAGGAGTGAGTGGTGCTTTTAGGTCAGGAGTTTTGACAGCTCTAATGGGTGTTAGTGGAGCTGGTAAGACCACACTTATGGATGTCTTGGCTGGTAGGAAAACCGGTGGATACATCGAAGGAACCATCAGTATATCAGGGTACCCAAAGAAGCAAGAAACGTTTGCTCGGATAGCAGGATACTGCGAGCAAACGGACATTCATTCACCTCATGTTACAGTGTACGAATCATTGCAGTATTCTGCTTGGCTTCGACTTCCCCGTGAAGTTGACACTGAAACCCGAAAG ATGTTCATTGAGGAGGTCATGGAGCTTGAAGAACTAACCCCTCTGAGAGAAGCACTTGTAGGATTACCTGGAGTAAATGGTCTTTCAACTGAACAACGAAAACGACTTACAGTTGCAGTTGAACTTGTTGCTAATCCTTCTATAATATTCATGGACGAGCCAACCTCTGGATTAGATGCTAGAGCAGCTGCAATAGTAATGAGAACAGTTAGAAACACTGTAGATACAGGTCGAACAGTAGTATGCACCATCCATCAGCCTAGCATTGACATATTTGATGCTTTCGATGAG CTCCTACTCCTGAAACGAGGAGGTGAAGAAATCTATGTCGGCCCATTAGGACGCCATTCTTCTAACCTTATTAAGTATTTCGAG GGAATTGATGGAGTTGCGAAAATCAAAGATGGCTATAATCCAGCAACATGGATGTTGGAGATAACTTCAGTAGCACAAGAAGCAGCTCTTGGAATAGACTTTACAGACATGTATAAGAACTCAGAAATGTATAG GAGAAACAAAGCTTTAATCAAGGAACTAAGTGTGCCAGTCCCAGGTTCAAAAGATCTGTACTTTCAAACCAAGTACTCCCAGTCTTTCTTCACCCAATGCATGGCTTGCTTCTGGAAACAGCACTGGTCATACTGGCGCAATCCTCCTTACACAGCTGTCAGGCTCATGTTTACATTCTTCATTGCTCTCATGTTTGGAACAATATTTTGGGATCTTGGCTCCAAAAG GAGAAGGCAGCAAGATATTTTGAATGCAATAGGCTCAATGTATGCTGCTGTCTTGTTTCTTGGTGTACAAAATGCAACTTCAGTGCAGCCAGTAGTTGCCATTGAGAGGACAGTCTTCTACAGGGAAAGAGCAGCTGGAATGTATTCAGCTTTACCTTATGCTTTTGGGCAG GTTATGATTGAGCTCCCATACCTTTTAATCCAAACGATCATATACGGGGTTATAGTCTATGCCATGATCGGATTTGAATGGACAGTTACCAAGTTCTTTTGGTATCTGTTCTTCATGTACTTTACCTTATTGTACTTCACATTGTACGGGATGATGACAGTAGCTGTTACTCCTAATCACAGCATTGCAGCCATCATTTCATCCGCATTTTTTGCAGTATGGAATCTTTTCTGTGGATTCATCATTCCAAAAACA AGAATGCCAGTGTGGTGGAGATGGTACTATTACATTTGCCCCATTTCGTGGACATTATACGGGCTAATTGCCTCACAATTCGGAGACCTACAAGATAAACTTGACACAAATGAAACAGTGGAAGAATTCATGGAAACTTTCTTTGATTTCAAATACGATTTTGTCGGATATGTTGCAGTCATTCTTGTTGGAATATCAGTTacttttctcttcatttttgcTTACTCAATAAAAGCATTTAACTTCCAGAAAAGATAG